The following are from one region of the Desulfomicrobium apsheronum genome:
- a CDS encoding beta-ketoacyl synthase N-terminal-like domain-containing protein has product MAVEGMGIVSAVGNGPQDLAQAALHILREESRTIAFSKIDTSDLVRRASSRALRRVDHFTRMALLAAYSALEDAGLDATELEHTGIVLATGYGPVKLTFDFLDSIIDFGPEMASPQAFAHSVHNIPAATIALMMSLRGPCFSICQLDTAVAAATLTAQTWLAEKRVTRVLLGAVDEHTALLEINARRIAENLPAESSGGRRRLVPGEGAVFFCLHADPDHARHGFIESAPLSKTCLDAPIFFSGSASPAQRNTLPPMHNFSPLYGNMPIGMAFDAAVALLAVQGRLGPVMDECPAVHCLSRNRFGMTGSILVTSGEYA; this is encoded by the coding sequence ATGGCCGTAGAAGGAATGGGCATCGTAAGCGCCGTGGGCAATGGTCCCCAGGATCTGGCCCAGGCCGCACTGCATATATTGCGGGAAGAAAGCCGGACCATCGCGTTCTCGAAGATCGATACAAGCGATCTCGTCCGGCGTGCGTCCTCCCGGGCATTGCGCAGAGTCGATCACTTCACCCGCATGGCGCTCCTGGCTGCATATTCAGCGCTTGAAGATGCGGGGCTTGATGCCACAGAACTCGAACACACCGGGATTGTTCTGGCCACGGGCTACGGACCGGTCAAACTGACCTTCGACTTCCTTGACTCCATCATCGACTTCGGCCCGGAAATGGCCTCGCCTCAGGCGTTCGCGCATTCCGTCCACAACATTCCCGCCGCCACCATCGCGCTGATGATGAGTTTGCGCGGCCCTTGTTTCAGTATCTGTCAACTCGACACGGCCGTAGCGGCGGCGACCCTGACAGCCCAAACGTGGCTGGCTGAAAAACGCGTGACGCGCGTTCTGCTCGGAGCCGTGGATGAGCATACCGCCCTGCTCGAAATAAATGCCCGGCGAATTGCCGAAAATCTGCCTGCCGAAAGTTCTGGTGGACGGCGCAGGCTTGTCCCCGGAGAGGGGGCCGTCTTTTTCTGCCTGCACGCCGATCCAGACCATGCACGCCACGGCTTCATCGAAAGTGCGCCCCTCTCAAAAACGTGTCTTGATGCCCCGATCTTTTTCTCCGGGTCCGCAAGCCCCGCACAACGAAACACTCTTCCTCCGATGCATAATTTCTCCCCGCTTTACGGCAACATGCCCATCGGTATGGCCTTCGATGCGGCCGTGGCCCTGCTCGCAGTGCAGGGACGACTGGGGCCGGTCATGGATGAATGCCCTGCCGTGCATTGTCTGAGCAGAAATCGATTCGGCATGACTGGCAGCATTCTCGTAACATCCGGAGAATACGCATGA
- a CDS encoding beta-ketoacyl-[acyl-carrier-protein] synthase family protein, with product MLRMEPVSVTGMGCVCAAGTNLKDILRALEAGQRAPLPPSRFKSGHTRTYPVFEVPEHGRCEQKNGPDLSMTAHFALHAVKEALLQAGLAISELDASRVGVCIGTSVGASLNLLDFYRGTRAGQTPDLEPVHRYLNSNPAVALAHALGTTGPVQTVVNACSSGADAIGLAASWIAQGTCDIVIAGGADEMSEVTYNGFIRLMISDQYPCRPFDKSRSGLNLGEGAGIVILEASASREQRNGHELATILGYGTAADAHHLTAPHPQGVGLKLAISDALDAAGLAAADISFINAHGTGTANNDTVEAAVLNELFPQTPFISTKGMTGHTLGAAGAMEAIFTMAHLATGGIPASAGFSEEDPTLNASPARLHTPVHGKAAISQSLAFGGNNSVLVIGKGRAI from the coding sequence ATGCTGCGCATGGAACCTGTCAGCGTTACCGGAATGGGTTGCGTCTGCGCCGCCGGCACGAATCTGAAAGATATCCTGCGTGCTCTGGAGGCCGGACAACGCGCTCCCCTCCCCCCATCACGTTTCAAAAGTGGACACACCAGAACCTACCCTGTCTTCGAAGTGCCTGAACACGGCCGTTGCGAACAAAAAAACGGTCCTGATCTGTCCATGACCGCACATTTTGCACTGCATGCCGTAAAAGAGGCTCTCCTGCAGGCCGGTCTTGCAATTTCCGAACTTGATGCGAGCAGGGTTGGAGTCTGTATCGGTACTTCCGTGGGGGCATCTCTCAACCTGCTGGACTTCTATCGAGGCACCCGAGCGGGGCAGACACCCGACCTTGAACCCGTGCACCGATATCTCAACTCCAATCCGGCCGTGGCTTTGGCCCATGCCCTGGGCACCACCGGCCCGGTCCAGACCGTCGTCAACGCGTGTTCGTCCGGGGCCGACGCCATCGGCTTGGCCGCATCCTGGATAGCCCAGGGAACATGCGATATCGTTATCGCAGGCGGCGCGGATGAAATGTCCGAAGTGACCTACAATGGATTCATCCGGCTGATGATCTCGGATCAATATCCCTGCCGCCCATTCGACAAGTCACGAAGCGGGCTGAACCTGGGCGAGGGGGCGGGGATCGTCATCCTGGAAGCCTCAGCCAGCCGTGAACAGCGAAATGGCCATGAGCTTGCGACAATCCTCGGCTACGGTACAGCTGCCGACGCCCATCACCTGACCGCACCGCATCCGCAGGGAGTGGGACTCAAGCTGGCCATATCGGACGCGCTCGACGCGGCAGGTCTGGCGGCTGCGGACATCTCCTTCATCAATGCCCACGGCACGGGAACCGCTAACAACGACACTGTCGAGGCTGCCGTGCTCAATGAACTTTTTCCGCAAACTCCGTTCATCTCCACGAAAGGCATGACCGGACACACTCTTGGAGCGGCAGGAGCCATGGAGGCAATCTTCACCATGGCCCACCTGGCGACTGGAGGCATTCCAGCCAGCGCGGGATTTTCCGAAGAAGATCCGACCCTGAATGCCAGCCCTGCCCGATTGCACACCCCCGTACATGGAAAGGCGGCCATATCTCAATCCCTGGCCTTTGGCGGCAACAATTCGGTGCTTGTCATCGGCAAAGGGAGGGCGATCTGA
- a CDS encoding phosphopantetheine-binding protein: MDIKKQLKQTLINELNLEDLVQDDIDDGAPLFGDGLGLDSLDAVEIVVLVQRLYGVEIKDMDEGRRAFQSINALAEFITERRS; this comes from the coding sequence ATGGATATCAAGAAACAACTCAAGCAGACCCTGATAAATGAACTCAACCTCGAAGACCTGGTCCAGGATGATATCGACGACGGTGCACCGCTGTTTGGCGACGGCCTCGGTCTTGACTCCCTTGACGCAGTGGAGATCGTAGTTCTTGTGCAACGCCTTTACGGGGTGGAAATCAAGGACATGGACGAAGGCCGAAGAGCTTTCCAATCCATCAACGCCTTGGCCGAGTTCATTACAGAGCGCCGGAGTTAG
- a CDS encoding lysophospholipid acyltransferase family protein, whose protein sequence is MTHQRWTSRSIGSRLQHGTFYLLLRTLGRRPAYVLLFFVVLWYTLRPMTRARSAPYLARRFPKAGRLQRLRHCFLLNWNFGLTLVDRAASGILGQISITASQGDEQALKTLLGEGHGLILLTGHFGCWQTSSAGLDGVKTPVHVLMHRAPDDIDRQHFEHAGTDAPFRIIDPCGYLGGSIEMLDALAKGHILGIMGDRTFGNDRNTVSVPFLGGDVRLPFSAYRLASVTGAPILVFFSSRIGPGQARHEVARIIRVPRGLGRTRENYLPYARQFALALEEMVKANPYQFFNFYDMWEN, encoded by the coding sequence ATGACACATCAACGCTGGACAAGCCGAAGTATTGGGTCACGCCTTCAACACGGCACCTTTTACCTGCTGCTCCGGACGTTGGGCAGAAGGCCCGCCTATGTCCTGCTCTTTTTTGTCGTGCTCTGGTACACCCTGCGCCCCATGACCAGGGCACGCTCCGCGCCTTACCTGGCGCGTCGCTTTCCTAAAGCGGGAAGACTGCAAAGACTGCGGCATTGTTTCCTGCTGAACTGGAATTTTGGGCTCACCCTGGTCGACCGAGCGGCCTCCGGGATTCTCGGTCAAATTTCCATCACGGCCAGCCAGGGCGATGAACAGGCCCTCAAAACGCTGCTCGGCGAAGGACACGGACTCATCCTGCTGACCGGACACTTTGGCTGCTGGCAGACATCAAGCGCCGGTCTTGATGGTGTCAAAACTCCCGTGCACGTGCTCATGCACCGCGCGCCCGACGATATTGACCGACAGCATTTCGAACACGCGGGAACCGACGCGCCTTTTCGCATCATCGACCCTTGCGGGTATTTGGGCGGGAGCATTGAAATGCTCGATGCGCTTGCTAAAGGGCATATTCTCGGAATCATGGGCGACCGTACCTTCGGCAATGATCGCAACACGGTGAGTGTCCCCTTTCTCGGTGGCGACGTGCGTCTGCCTTTCAGCGCCTACAGGCTGGCCTCGGTCACGGGCGCTCCGATTCTCGTCTTCTTTTCCAGCAGGATCGGTCCCGGCCAGGCCAGACACGAAGTCGCCCGAATTATCCGCGTTCCGCGAGGCCTGGGACGCACCAGGGAAAATTATCTTCCTTATGCACGGCAATTCGCGCTCGCCTTGGAAGAAATGGTCAAAGCAAACCCTTATCAATTCTTCAACTTTTACGACATGTGGGAAAATTAG
- a CDS encoding DUF2062 domain-containing protein, whose translation MPDMALGNRVMVVIPVYNHGATLRSVVEGVLSRHAHVLVVDDGSDDIPPHALDDLPVRIVRHEQNRGKGAAIRTGANVARSLGMSHIITIDADGQHDPADLPLFLDAIARDENAVIVGARDFNTANVPGSSRFGRKFSNFWLRVQTGIAISDVQSGFRAYPLAVLEKLRFTENHYSFEVEILVRAAWAGFRLSEVDIAVYYPPKGERVSHFKAFMDNLRLSLLNTRLTVRAIVPIPHRTFSQDETGAISAIHPLKSLRILLANEATPRELAMAAAMGMFLGTIPLIGLHSITILLVAGWFRMNKIVGLAVSQLCMPPFVPALCIEAGHFMRHGSFLTEISLQTLGYEALQRIWEWLLGSLLLAPILSLLIGGIVFVMAKGISMGLNGRSENEPQVRP comes from the coding sequence ATGCCTGACATGGCCCTGGGTAATCGCGTAATGGTGGTCATCCCGGTCTACAATCACGGAGCGACGCTACGCTCCGTGGTGGAGGGGGTGCTGAGCAGGCATGCGCACGTCCTGGTCGTGGATGACGGCAGCGACGACATTCCGCCGCACGCCCTGGACGATCTGCCTGTAAGGATTGTCCGCCATGAGCAAAACCGTGGCAAAGGCGCGGCCATCCGAACAGGTGCGAATGTGGCGCGCTCCCTGGGTATGTCCCACATCATCACCATTGACGCGGACGGGCAGCATGATCCGGCCGATCTGCCGTTGTTCCTGGACGCCATCGCCCGGGACGAAAATGCCGTCATCGTTGGGGCCCGTGATTTCAATACCGCGAATGTGCCCGGTTCTTCGCGCTTCGGGCGGAAATTTTCCAATTTCTGGCTCAGAGTCCAGACCGGAATCGCCATTTCCGATGTGCAAAGCGGTTTTCGGGCCTATCCACTGGCCGTTCTTGAAAAGCTGCGATTTACTGAAAATCACTACAGCTTCGAGGTCGAAATTCTGGTTCGTGCCGCCTGGGCCGGCTTCCGATTGTCCGAGGTCGATATCGCCGTGTATTATCCGCCCAAAGGCGAGCGGGTGTCGCATTTCAAAGCCTTCATGGACAATCTGCGTCTCTCCCTCCTGAATACCAGGCTGACCGTAAGGGCCATCGTACCCATTCCGCATCGAACCTTCAGCCAGGACGAAACAGGCGCCATCTCGGCCATTCATCCGCTGAAATCCCTGCGCATTCTTCTGGCCAACGAGGCCACGCCAAGAGAGCTGGCCATGGCTGCGGCCATGGGCATGTTTCTCGGGACCATCCCACTTATCGGACTGCACAGCATTACCATCCTCCTGGTAGCCGGGTGGTTTCGAATGAACAAAATTGTCGGTCTTGCCGTCAGCCAACTCTGCATGCCTCCATTTGTGCCGGCCCTGTGCATTGAAGCCGGACACTTCATGCGCCATGGAAGTTTTCTGACTGAAATATCCTTGCAGACCCTTGGCTACGAAGCACTACAACGAATCTGGGAATGGCTTCTGGGATCGCTCCTGCTAGCTCCGATACTGTCGCTTCTCATCGGTGGTATCGTCTTTGTCATGGCCAAGGGGATTTCAATGGGCCTCAACGGCCGTTCAGAAAACGAACCGCAGGTCAGACCATGA
- a CDS encoding lipid biosynthesis B12-binding/radical SAM protein, translating to MRILLIATNTEIEPYPVFPLGMAVLASALLSSGHDVRQLDCLALGGNKEIIRSVCSEYRPQVIGFSLRNVDNVDSLTSHTHWALRDVRELIAFIRSFYDAPLMMGGPGFSLMPEQILDYTGADFGIVGEGEEACRTVLEQLARGQTPPRITKGTKRLQDKEMHGASPYPEIMDFYLRESGVASIQTKRGCPHRCIYCTYPALEGTKIRAREPGDVVDEIIRLKRDYSISELFFTDSVFNDGLGHWLELAEEMIRREVNISWSGFFQPIGITQDSLRLCRRAGLKAMELGTDAASDATLQGLRKGFDFKTVEKINALCVEERIPCAHFIIFGGPGETELTVREGIENIARLQHCVVCAFLGIRIYPNTALVRHAIDEGSLDPAASCLEPTYYFSPHIDPAQVEADLTQAFKGRRDRLFPPSKGQEQMAVMRKFGYRGILWDSLIRYPASNEKRSSRYA from the coding sequence ATGCGGATTCTGCTCATCGCCACGAATACTGAAATCGAGCCGTATCCTGTCTTTCCCTTGGGAATGGCCGTCCTTGCGAGCGCGCTTTTGTCCTCCGGGCATGACGTTCGTCAGCTCGACTGCCTGGCTCTCGGCGGCAACAAAGAGATAATCCGAAGCGTCTGCAGCGAATATCGTCCACAGGTCATCGGTTTTTCCCTTCGCAACGTAGACAACGTGGACTCGCTGACATCGCACACGCATTGGGCGCTACGCGACGTGCGGGAACTGATCGCCTTTATCCGCTCTTTTTACGATGCTCCACTGATGATGGGAGGCCCTGGCTTTTCGCTCATGCCTGAGCAAATCCTGGATTACACGGGCGCCGACTTTGGCATTGTCGGCGAAGGCGAGGAGGCCTGTCGCACTGTTCTTGAACAACTCGCGCGGGGTCAGACCCCCCCGCGAATCACCAAAGGAACAAAACGGTTGCAGGACAAGGAAATGCACGGCGCGTCGCCTTACCCCGAGATCATGGACTTCTATCTGCGGGAAAGTGGGGTAGCCAGCATCCAGACCAAACGCGGATGCCCGCATAGATGTATCTACTGCACCTACCCCGCCCTTGAAGGGACAAAAATTCGAGCGCGAGAGCCCGGCGACGTGGTTGACGAAATCATACGACTGAAACGCGACTACAGTATTTCCGAACTTTTTTTCACGGACTCGGTCTTCAACGACGGTCTGGGCCATTGGTTGGAACTGGCCGAAGAGATGATCCGGCGCGAGGTGAACATCTCCTGGAGCGGATTTTTCCAGCCAATCGGCATTACCCAGGACTCATTGCGCCTCTGCCGCCGAGCCGGGCTCAAGGCCATGGAGCTTGGCACGGACGCGGCATCGGACGCCACCCTGCAAGGATTGCGCAAAGGTTTTGATTTCAAGACGGTTGAAAAAATCAATGCCTTGTGTGTGGAAGAGCGGATCCCATGTGCCCACTTCATCATCTTCGGTGGTCCGGGAGAAACCGAACTGACCGTGAGGGAAGGTATTGAAAACATAGCTCGGCTGCAGCATTGCGTGGTCTGCGCGTTCCTTGGAATCCGCATCTACCCGAACACAGCACTGGTGCGGCACGCCATCGACGAGGGCTCTCTTGATCCGGCAGCATCCTGCTTGGAGCCCACCTACTATTTTTCACCGCACATTGACCCCGCACAGGTTGAAGCCGATCTCACCCAAGCCTTCAAGGGTCGACGGGATCGGCTCTTCCCTCCTTCCAAAGGGCAGGAGCAGATGGCCGTCATGCGCAAATTCGGCTACCGGGGCATTCTTTGGGACTCTCTTATCCGTTATCCCGCATCCAACGAAAAGAGGTCGTCGAGATATGCCTGA
- a CDS encoding acyl-CoA thioesterase: MKKPYFKTAPGSPAPLRIDVERRIRFQEVDTLGIVWHGHYPSYFEDARVALGNRHGVGYLDFHRENVITPIKQLWIDYIAPLRFGEACMITAILHWAEAARINFEFEIRNQAGTLATTGFTVQLFLDSDGSILTYPPEFYQNFLTSWKKGEL; the protein is encoded by the coding sequence ATGAAAAAGCCATATTTCAAAACAGCACCCGGCAGCCCCGCCCCGTTGCGCATTGATGTTGAACGCCGCATTCGGTTCCAGGAAGTAGATACGCTGGGCATTGTCTGGCACGGGCACTATCCCAGTTATTTCGAAGACGCGCGCGTGGCTTTGGGCAATCGTCACGGTGTCGGCTACCTCGATTTCCACCGGGAAAATGTCATCACGCCCATCAAACAACTCTGGATCGATTATATCGCGCCGCTGCGTTTCGGTGAAGCCTGCATGATCACCGCCATCTTGCACTGGGCAGAAGCCGCCCGCATCAATTTTGAATTTGAAATCCGCAACCAGGCCGGAACCCTGGCAACCACAGGCTTCACGGTGCAGCTCTTCCTGGACAGCGACGGAAGTATCCTTACATATCCACCCGAATTTTATCAAAATTTCCTTACATCGTGGAAAAAGGGAGAACTCTAA
- a CDS encoding DUF3261 domain-containing protein translates to MKWIVTAVLLVNLGCAGMANQQPRSELPTSPLAATLSQYRDPARNGLLLRHSVRLRIPGRGLDQTFSGIMRFDHNGDSIRLVGMAGFGMKLFDLSISQEAVETHFISPGLSRINNLPEHIAFCARRIWLAPQPEIGNGFRRIEDTTYIYGIHDGQRIEHEYLKETLTAIRSLGPDEYWEIQYLERMTDTQEPSRIIFKDSHRRYSVDVRLIEQRMTSS, encoded by the coding sequence ATGAAATGGATCGTGACCGCTGTACTTCTGGTCAACCTGGGGTGTGCGGGCATGGCAAATCAGCAGCCTCGATCGGAGCTGCCGACCTCGCCTCTGGCCGCTACCCTGTCGCAATACCGAGATCCCGCTCGAAACGGTCTACTGCTGCGACATTCAGTGCGACTGCGAATCCCTGGGCGCGGCTTGGACCAGACTTTCAGCGGAATCATGCGGTTCGATCATAACGGAGACTCGATACGACTTGTGGGCATGGCCGGTTTTGGCATGAAGCTTTTTGATCTGAGCATCAGTCAGGAAGCCGTTGAAACACATTTCATTTCACCGGGTTTAAGCCGCATCAACAATTTGCCGGAGCATATCGCCTTCTGCGCGCGGCGGATCTGGCTGGCCCCCCAGCCAGAAATTGGCAACGGGTTCCGCCGGATTGAAGATACCACTTACATATACGGAATTCACGACGGCCAACGCATTGAGCACGAGTATCTCAAAGAAACACTCACGGCGATCCGATCCCTCGGTCCAGACGAATACTGGGAAATTCAATATTTAGAACGCATGACCGATACACAGGAACCGTCTCGCATCATATTTAAAGACAGCCACAGGCGCTATTCAGTCGACGTGCGCCTCATCGAACAAAGGATGACATCATCATGA
- a CDS encoding MMPL family transporter has product MFHLFGRAYAFLAPRRGFLLVFCVLACFACSLFVSRLVVREDISTMLPDDSGRIASDFALLRLAPFAQRLTITVSHPGANPAQAAETLATALRREPVFTRILTGPPSNISLAFLTKLLPLAPALLNEQDAKTLYALTDSEHVQSALEQNRRDLLSPGAVALKNVIRQDPLGIRNIVLPKLAAPSRLADVRIENGHFVSRDGKYALILVDTDIPMTDSLGAAKVMSSYEKAVAALPQGAQAMLVGGHRHTHANAQAIKDDLTIILPSAFILLALIFLLFMRNRQSLYVFLVPVCVVGVAGTATALVHGSISGIVLGFGAVLLGISVDYALHVYFALQNSSTDENLTPAHTLTQISPAITFGALTSCTALAALLVSDIPGIRQLAVFSLFGIITSFFMSLLILPHFITAKTGSLTSTTHRRTRKSFGVAPLITLWIAVLSAGIWFGQHTRINGDLREMSFTPTEIQAEEDATRTIWGSMRDLALIFVRDRTFDGALEKNDRVWSFLQAHNATSPIISLAPLLPAMQTQLQNISRWNAFWQDNGQSTRTLIETEQKALGFSHSAFSPFVEFISASPETFSSESLHELGIQEFVDVLAMRDGDDFLALTLLPDTTKNAALLSDYAERELGAQFVSGSRFRELLGDAMRIDVLRFSGSALAGVVLLNAILFRNPRKTLLALLPIGMGVTTVLAVMYSFGQALNLFHIVSLPLIIGLGADYGIFMVCRPEQSAQHQTARAVLFSGLTTLCGFGVLVLARHPALHSIGITVLTGVGAAMITALWVVPALNGDRR; this is encoded by the coding sequence ATGTTTCACCTGTTTGGCCGCGCCTATGCTTTTCTCGCTCCTCGACGGGGTTTCCTGTTGGTATTCTGCGTACTTGCCTGTTTCGCCTGCTCTCTCTTCGTTTCAAGGCTGGTTGTGCGTGAAGATATCAGCACCATGCTTCCGGACGACTCCGGCCGAATTGCATCCGACTTTGCCCTGTTGCGCTTGGCCCCATTTGCCCAGCGACTTACCATTACCGTCAGTCATCCCGGCGCGAATCCCGCCCAGGCCGCCGAAACCCTGGCAACCGCCTTGCGCCGGGAGCCCGTTTTCACTCGCATACTGACCGGTCCCCCGAGCAACATTTCGCTGGCTTTTCTCACCAAGCTGTTACCTCTGGCTCCGGCCCTGCTGAACGAACAGGACGCGAAAACACTCTACGCATTGACCGACTCGGAGCATGTGCAAAGCGCACTGGAACAAAACAGGCGCGACCTGCTTTCACCTGGCGCCGTGGCCCTGAAAAACGTCATCCGCCAAGATCCCCTGGGAATACGGAATATCGTTCTGCCCAAACTGGCAGCGCCGTCGCGCCTGGCCGATGTAAGGATTGAAAACGGCCATTTCGTAAGCCGTGACGGCAAGTACGCCTTGATCCTGGTTGACACGGACATCCCGATGACCGACTCGCTCGGCGCGGCCAAGGTCATGAGCAGCTATGAAAAAGCGGTCGCAGCTCTGCCCCAAGGCGCGCAGGCCATGCTTGTCGGCGGACACCGCCATACCCATGCCAACGCGCAAGCCATCAAGGATGACCTGACAATCATTCTGCCGTCCGCCTTCATCCTGCTGGCTCTGATTTTTCTGCTTTTCATGCGCAATCGGCAAAGCCTTTATGTTTTCCTGGTTCCGGTCTGCGTGGTCGGTGTCGCCGGGACAGCCACCGCTCTTGTCCACGGCTCCATTTCCGGCATTGTCCTTGGATTTGGCGCCGTGCTCCTGGGTATCTCCGTTGACTACGCCTTGCACGTCTACTTTGCGTTGCAGAATTCAAGCACCGATGAAAACCTCACCCCCGCGCATACGCTTACACAAATATCCCCTGCCATTACCTTTGGCGCCTTGACCTCATGCACCGCCCTCGCCGCCCTTCTTGTGTCGGACATCCCAGGCATCCGTCAGCTGGCCGTTTTTTCCCTTTTCGGCATTATTACGTCCTTTTTCATGTCGCTGCTCATCCTGCCGCACTTCATCACCGCAAAGACAGGCAGCCTGACATCCACCACTCATCGCCGCACTCGTAAATCTTTTGGCGTAGCGCCTCTCATAACCCTTTGGATCGCCGTCCTGAGTGCCGGAATCTGGTTCGGCCAGCACACGCGCATAAACGGCGACCTGCGGGAGATGAGCTTTACTCCCACAGAGATTCAGGCGGAAGAAGATGCCACCAGAACAATCTGGGGAAGCATGCGTGATCTCGCCCTGATCTTCGTTCGCGATCGGACATTCGACGGCGCTCTCGAAAAAAACGACCGCGTTTGGAGTTTTCTGCAGGCTCATAATGCCACAAGCCCCATAATCAGCCTGGCCCCACTTCTTCCCGCCATGCAGACACAACTGCAAAACATTTCGCGCTGGAACGCCTTTTGGCAGGACAACGGACAATCAACACGTACCCTTATTGAAACCGAGCAAAAAGCCTTGGGATTTTCCCATTCCGCATTCAGCCCGTTTGTCGAATTCATCAGCGCCTCGCCCGAAACTTTTTCAAGCGAGTCGCTGCATGAACTTGGTATCCAGGAATTTGTGGATGTGCTGGCCATGCGCGATGGCGATGACTTCCTAGCCCTCACCCTGCTTCCGGACACGACAAAAAATGCCGCTTTGCTAAGCGATTACGCCGAGCGGGAACTGGGAGCCCAATTCGTTTCCGGGTCTCGATTTCGGGAACTGCTGGGGGACGCAATGCGTATTGACGTCTTGCGCTTCAGCGGCTCGGCCCTGGCCGGTGTGGTGCTGCTCAATGCGATACTTTTCCGCAACCCGCGTAAAACGCTGCTCGCCCTTTTGCCCATAGGCATGGGCGTGACCACGGTGCTCGCGGTCATGTACAGCTTCGGCCAAGCCTTGAACCTCTTTCACATCGTCTCCCTCCCGCTCATCATCGGTCTTGGAGCAGACTACGGAATATTCATGGTTTGCCGGCCGGAACAATCCGCGCAGCATCAGACCGCGCGCGCCGTACTCTTTTCCGGTTTGACCACACTTTGCGGATTTGGGGTGCTCGTACTGGCTCGGCATCCGGCGTTGCACTCCATAGGCATAACGGTCTTGACCGGAGTGGGCGCGGCAATGATCACGGCCCTTTGGGTGGTACCCGCATTGAACGGAGACCGGCGATGA
- a CDS encoding LolA family protein yields the protein MGRCRTLALHFILTVGLGIIFCGHALAELRDIDAVLQKLRAQATAVESISSEFSQENRLSVFEETIISKGRFLFRKPDNLRWEYLSPITEGFALQGNQGVRWTETTRTSFSLRNDPLMNVVARQLLAWATFDLAWLSAEYDITLEADSPVLLKLVPKGSDTAHVLKHLLIEFSSSANTIQRVELHDQSGDLTRILFKNPQVNTPLDDGMFR from the coding sequence ATGGGCCGTTGCCGCACCCTTGCTCTTCATTTCATCCTGACCGTCGGTCTTGGCATCATTTTTTGCGGCCATGCTTTGGCCGAACTCCGGGACATTGATGCTGTTCTCCAAAAACTTCGAGCCCAGGCGACTGCCGTCGAGAGTATTTCGAGCGAGTTTTCACAGGAAAATCGGCTCTCGGTTTTCGAAGAAACCATCATTTCGAAAGGTCGCTTTCTTTTCCGCAAACCTGACAACCTCCGCTGGGAATACCTGAGTCCCATTACGGAAGGCTTTGCTCTGCAAGGAAATCAAGGGGTGCGCTGGACGGAAACGACCAGGACGTCTTTTTCCTTGCGCAACGACCCGCTCATGAACGTTGTCGCCAGACAATTATTGGCCTGGGCCACCTTTGATCTTGCCTGGCTTTCCGCTGAATACGACATCACGTTGGAAGCGGATTCTCCTGTTTTACTGAAACTTGTTCCCAAGGGTTCTGACACCGCACACGTGCTAAAACATCTTCTCATCGAATTTTCTTCGTCGGCGAATACAATCCAAAGAGTGGAACTTCACGATCAAAGCGGTGATCTCACGCGTATTCTTTTTAAAAATCCACAAGTGAACACCCCTCTCGACGACGGAATGTTCAGGTAA